The sequence below is a genomic window from Deltaproteobacteria bacterium.
GAGCTACAGGGGATATTGACTTCATTGTGAGGAGGGAAGACCAGGAAAAAGTCATCACCTATCTTGAATCCCTGGGATTTAAGACCCTCCATCGATCAACGGGCTACTCTAACCATGTGCATAAACTGTCAGGCCTCGGTCGAATTGATTTTGTCTATGTGACAGGCCGGACAGCAGATACCATTTTTACAGAAGCTCGGGAGATGCCGGTCCTGGGTAGGCTGGCCATACCTGTGGTAAAACCGGAGCATCTGGTGGCACTCAAGGTCTTTGCCATCAGGAATGACCCCGCCAGAAGGCTGAGGGAGATGGCCGACATCGAGTATCTGCTTCGCCTGCCCGATATAAATATGGCAGAGATCAGAGAGTATTTTGAAAAGCATGGTCAATTAGAGACACTTTATGAGATTGTCGGCGAGAAAGGGATGGAAAAACATGCTTGACCTTGACAACGACCTTCAGTGGAGTCTCCCGAGTTCATGTCATCCCGCACTGAACCAACCCGGCTTAAAGAACTCGGCGGACCTTGAGGCCTATCTTGATTTTCTGGACGATGTGGACGCCTTTCAATCAGTAACGGTGCAAAGGGACTCTTTTTTCTATAACGACGAGTTTGAATTGTGATGCCTGGTGGATTACCGATGGTAAGGATAAGAAATGAATAAGATTGAAGAAAATTATCAACGCATATCCGAAGACAGGCGTTCATTTGATATTCGTTTCTGGCAATCCCAAGGAGATATCGCCATTTTTGAAGCAGTGACTGCTATGGTAAATGATTATTTTTTGGTTAGAGGAAAAAATGCTGACGAGCTCAGACTTCAAAGAACTGTTGAAAATTTTCAAAAAATATAAAATCCGGTATCTCGTAGTGGGCGGATACGCAGTAATGAAATACAGCGAGCCTCGGTTCACTAAAGATCTTGATGTGTTTATAGCCACTGACCAGGATAATGCAAGTGCTGTTTATAAGGCCCTAAAGGAATTTGGTGCACCGCTTGAAAATCTGACTTCCAAGGATTTTTCACAAAAAGGATACTTTTATCAAATGGGAAGGCCTCCTTTGAGAGTCGATATCATGATGTCGATTCCGGGAGTCGAATTTGATCAGGCGTGGGAAAATCGTGAAGTTGTTGAATTGGGTGATCTTAGAATCTATTTCATTTCCCGATCTGACCTCATTCGATCAAAAGAAGCGAGCGGAAGGTTACAAGATAAGATTGATGTTGATAAACTTAAACAAGCCGGACAATTGGATGCACTTGATGGCAAATAGCGAGCCACTTCGCTTTCGGGCCAACGCGGCTAAAGGAGGAAGGCAATGGCTTTTTGGAACTTGGGCGCCTTGCAATTGGAGGAGTTCAGGCCCGGTATTATGAGCAAGGCGGAAATGGGGGACAATCTGATCATGGTCTGCATGCAGATAGGTCAGGGAGAGGAAGATACCGGACACGAACACCCTTTTGATCAGTGCGGTATTGTCCTGGAAGGCCGGATAGAGATGTTTGTGGGTAAAGAACGCCGATTGCTGACCGCAAATGAGTGCTATTTCATCCCTTCAGGCGAGCGCCATGGCTGGAAGACGTTTGATAAACCGGTAAAAATTTTAGATATATCCCTGAAACAACCTCAAGGATAAGTGCCTGCAGCTGATGCAAAGATTAGGATTTGAGGCTTTTTAATTCTGCTATAATGGCCGGAACCACTTCAGCAAGATCGCCAACGATCCCGTAATCCGCAACACTGAAAATCTCCGCCTTGGGGTCCTTGTTGATGGCGATGACCAACTCAGAGTTGATCATGCCGACAGTGTGCTGGACGGCCCCTGAGACGCCGCAGGCCAGGTAGAAACGCGGCCTGACGCTCTTTCCTGTCTGGCCGATCTTGTGCGCTTCGGAGATCCATCCCGCATCGATGGGGAGCGTGGTGCTTCCCAGTTCCGCCCCCAGGAGTTGGGCCAGTTCCCGGACCCTTTCAAAACCCGCCTCATCACCCACGCCCATGCCCACGGCCACGATCTTTTCCGCATCATCGAGGGCCACTCCCCCTGAAGGGGACCTCTCCGTCTTCACTACCTTGACGGCCACGGCTTCCTCCTTCAGACCGCCATCCACATAAACAACATCCCCTGTCCTGCCATCGTCCTTGTCCGGGAGTTCCAGAATGCCGGACCTTATGGTGGCCATCTGGGGTCTGTGCTCAGGACATATGATCTCCGCCATGACATCCCTGCCCAAAAAGGGTTTGACGGCCACCATGAGCCCTGTTTCAGTATCGATGTCCAGATCCGTGCAGTCCGACGTACACCCCGTATGCAGCCTCGCCGCGAGCCTTGGCGCCAGGTCCCTCCCTGTCCAGGTGGCCCCCACCAATAATATCTCCGGTCTCCCCCTTTTGACCTGGCCGGCAATAATGTGGGTATAAACCTCCGTCCGGTACTCCCGGGCCAGGGGATCATCCACCACCATCACCCTGTCCGCCCCCCAATGAATGAGTTCTTCGGCATGGTCTGACACGCCATGGCCGATCAGGAGGGCCGTCGCCTCTGCCTGAAGTTTGTCTGCCAGGAGCCGGCCCCTTCCCAGCAGTTCAAGGGATACCCTGCAGGGAACGCCGTCCCTCTGTTCCACAAAAACCCAAACACCGCTGTATTCCCTGATATCTTCCATATGGCGTGACATCCCCGGATTCGCTTCAAATGTAATAATTCAATAAATTGGAGTGATGAGCATGACGATCCGTATTCACCGCACGGGCGCGGAGAGCGCAAAGAGAAGGATGGTTCACTCTGCGTACTTCGCGTCTCCGTGTGAGATATCATTTCTCGGTAGCACTCCGCGCGATTTGAGACAATATCTCAAATCAAGTCATTCTGTTTCAGGATCTGAACCAGCTCTTTTGCCGTTTCCACGGCCTCCCCTTTAAGAAATCTGACGTCTCCAGTCTCGATCACCCGCACATAAACCCTGCGGTTCTGTGTGGTGGATCCTTTCAGCCCAAAAAGGGCCTCATCTCCACCCAGGTCTTTGCTCCCCCATTGGATGACCTCTTTACGGTAGGCCTTAATGACCTGGTCCATCGGGGGAATCCTGGGCTCATTTGCGCTCCGTTCAACCGTGACCAGCGCCGGCAGCGGCGATTCCAGAATCCTGAAGCCGTCCTCCAGTTTCTGTGTTATGGTGACTAAATGGTCATGGATCTCTATGTTCGTGGCATAGGTCAATTGGGGAAGATCGAGAAACTCCGCAAGCTGCGGCCCGATGTGCCCTGTCATGCCGTCAGCCGATTCCTTCCCGCAGAGGATGAGATCATACGGGCCTGTCTTTGCTGCAGCCAGGCTCAGGGCATAGGCCGTGGCCCAGGTGTCGGCCCCTGCGAATGCCCGATCACTGAGGACGACAGCCCCATCCACCCCCATACTCAGGGCCTCTCTGAGCGCCTCTTCGGCCTGAGGGGGGCCCATGGAGAGGGCAGTTATGGCGCCGCCGTGTTTTTCCCTCAGTCGAAGGGCGGCCTCAAGGGCATTTTTGTCATTCGGATTCAGGATCCCTGGCACTCCTTCCCGCTTCAGGGTCCCCGTGTCGGGGTCCCACCCCACCTCCGGTTTTTCAGGGACCTGTTTAATGCAGACGATAATGTTCATCATTTCTTCCGAACCATTTCCATATGTGAGGTCCGCGCTCTTTCATGATGCGCGCGATAAGGCCGAGCCCACAATGGTCTTCTGGATCTCGGTGCTGGAGGCCGTGACACCGGCATGGGCGATGTTGCGATACAGCCGCTCTATCTTGTAATCCTTGCAATACCCGTATGAGCCATGCACCTGCAAGGCCTTTCTGGCCACCTCCTGGATAGTGGGCACCACAAAAAGCTTCAGGGCCGATGAATCCACCTGAAAATCCTCACCGCTGTCCTGCTTTGCAGCGACGCGATACACCCACCATCGGCAGGCCTCAATGCTCGCGTGCATCTCTGCGAGCATCCACTGGAACCCCTGCATGGCGGTCATGGGTCGTCCCCTGACCCCCCGTTCCCTGGCATACTTGAGCGATTCATCGAGACACGCCTGCCCCATCCCCACCAGGAAGGCCATCTGCTGGATCCTCTCGCCCGCAATCCATCGAAGCAGTATAGGAAATCCCTTTCCCTTTTCTCCCAGGATATTCTCTTGAGGAACCCTGACATCTTTGAGAAACACATCCACCAGACCCTGACCGCCCAGTCCCATCAATGCCCATGGTTTGGACCAGCTGTACCCCTCGCTGCGCTTGTCTACGATAAAAGCGGTAATCCGCCCTGTCTCGTCCTTCGCATAAAAAATGCCGCACCCTTCCTTGTGGCCGTTGGTGATGAATCTCTTTGTCCCGTTCAGCACGTAGCTGTCTCCGTCCTGAACAGCAGTTGTGGTAATGGCCGTCGGATCCGCACCCGTGCCAGGTTCTGTAAAGGCCATCCCTGCATAGCTGGACCCGTTGCAAATGGAGGGAAGAAATTTCTCTTTTTGTTCTTTGGTTCCCCAATGGCAGAGGGTCTCTCCCACGCTGTTGTTCATGGCCATGGCCCAGTAGGCGGCGGATCCGCATTTTCCAAATTCCTCGGTGATGAGGATCATGTTCAAGGCCGTTGATGCGGTCCCGCCATATTCTTCAGGGACCATCATCCCCAACATTTTTGCATCGGCAAACCTGGACAAAAGATCGTCGGGAAGGGCGTCCTCTTCCTCGATCCTGGCAGCGATCGGCTCAATGACCTGTTCCGCGAAATCTCGAGCCACCTTGATCATCATCCTGCTTTCCGGCGATAAACTGAAATCCATGTCACTATCCTCCCTTTGATTTTGGCGCCTTATTTTTAGAACCCCGGTCAAAAAACAAAGACGTCCTTCGCCCCCCTCAATAGGCGAAGTCTGGGCCAAGGGTATTTACCCGGGGGATCTCGGTGGTTCAACAAGGTTTCTCCGCATCTTGTCCCGCAATGCGGGATTACAAACAAAGATTCTATAGTACAATAGAGAACGTTTTGCAATTAGGGAAAGAAAAAGTTATAAGAGGATTCAAGAAAACCTAGAAGATCCATCTTTTTCGATTGCAGAGAACACCGAATGAAATGCATAAAATTGACAGAAGCAGGAATCGATATCTGTGTAACCATTAAAGTCAAACCGATTTTCATGGAAAAAACAGGCGGCGCGCTGAAACAGGAGATTGAACGGCTTGAAGTCGCACACGTGCTTAAATACCTCGGCGCCGGCCATGAAGAGGGCGTCGCACGGGAGATTGCGCGGCAATTTGAACAGAGAAAGGAACGATTATGAATTCCAATGAACCGGCTCAAATAAGACTTGCAGTCCTTATAGACGCGGATAACGCGCAACCCCTGATCACCGAAGGGTTAATGTCTGAAATCGCCAAGTATGGCGTAGCCAGCGTAAAGCGGATTTACGGCGACTGGACCACGCCGAGTCTGGGGGGTTGGAAGGCCGTCCTGTTAGAGCACTCCATTCAGCCGGTACAGCAGTTTCGATATACGGTCGGTAAAAACGCGACAGACAGCGCCATGATCATCGATGCCATGGACCTCCTCTATACAAAACGCTTTGACGGATTCTGTCTTGTTTCCAGTGACAGCGACTTTACCCGTCTCGCCTCCCGCATCAGAGAGGAAGGGTTGCTCGTGTACGGCTTCGGGGAGAAAAAGACACCCAAGGCGTTTGTATCCGCGTGCGATAAATTCATCTTTACTGAAGTGCTCCGTTTTCAGGAAAGTCCGGATACCGCCGTTAAACAGAAGACGGGAAATGAGCTGAAAAGGGATGCCAAGCTGGTCGCACTCCTGCGAAACGCTCTGGAAGCCGCTTCCGACGAGAGCGGCTGGGCCCATCTGGGTGCTGTGGGCAGCAATATCGCAAAACAGGCCCCTGAATTTGATCCCAGGAATTACGGATTCAGCAAATTGGGCGAACTCGCCGCAGCCATCGACATTTTCAATATCGACGAAAGGGTCCAGAGTGACGGTCATTCCAGGGCCATTTACATCAGCGATAAGCGAAAAAAGTCTAAGAAATAGGAGCCAAGCTTACTGGAGATTGGAAGAATAATGGGTGGAGATATCTTTTCCCGGTTTTTTGAGCCTGACAGCGTAGCCATTATCGGTTCTTTCAAGGAAGGTGTTTTCGGCGGATATGTGGTGGTCAAATCGCTTCTTAATGCAGGTTACAAAGGAAACGTCTATCCGGTTAATCCGTCCTATGAGGAGGTCCTGGGCCTGCGCGTTTATTCCAGCATAGAGGAGACCCCTGACATCCCCGACGTGGGGCTCATCATGATCAATGCCAGAAACGTCCCGTCGGTCTTTGAACAATGCGCCAAACGGGGAATCCGGGCGGTTGTCCTGGTGGCGGACGGTTTTGCCGAGCGGGACACTGAAGGAGCCGATCTTCAGGAGCGCATCACGGCCATGGCCAGGGAATGGGGGGTCCGGATCATCGGTCCCAACACGGCCGGCATCCTCAGCAGCCGCAACGGGTTCAACCCCTGTCCCTATGAAGCGGGGTACTATGGATTTAAACCCGGGCCAGTGGCCATCTGCTCCCAGACCGGCATGATCAATCCCCAGGCCTATGCCTACCCCAAACTGGGAATCGGCATCAGCAAAATCTGCGATTTCGGGAATAAATGCGACCTGGACGAGTGCGACCTCCTGGAGTACCTGGAAAACGATGCGGACACTCAGGTCATCAGCATGTATCTTGAAAGCATTCGGGACGGGGAACGGTTTGTGGAGGTGTGCGGCCGGGTGGCGTCAAAAAAGCCCATTCTCGCACTCAAGCTGGGGACCACGGCAGAGGGCGCCATGGCCTCGGCCTCCCATACCGGATCTCTGGCGGTAAATGACCGGATTTTTGATGCCGCTTGCAGACAGACGGGGCTCCTGCGTCTCGGGGCCTTCAACGAGCTTTTCGAAATGCCCAAGATCTTTGCCACACAGCCCCTGCCTTCGGGAAACCGGTTTGGAATGGTCACCTATACAGGCGCTGTAGGCGTGCTGGCCTCGGACCAGGGGGCCGAATACGGGCTTGTCATGGCCCGGCTCTCGCCCAAAACGGCCGAGATCTTCGAGAAGATGTTTCCGGGGCTGGGCCACATGCCGGTGGATATCGGACCCATGATACCGGCGGTAAGAGATTTTTCCACTGTTTACACGGATATTCTGGAGACCGTACTGCGGGATGAAAACGTGGACGCCCTCTTCAATGTCATGTGGGCCGACGCCAGGGGTAAGAATGAAAAGGCCTACATGGAAGCATACACCGCCCTCAAAGGCCTCGTTCCCAAACCCGTGGTGACATGGATCTATGGTCCTAATCCTTCGAGTACCCGGAAATTGAAGGAACTTGTGGAAGATTTGGGTTATCCGGTATTTGATGAACCTGAGCGGTGCGTCAAGGCCCTGGGCATGGCCTACAGGTACACGCAAACCCGAAAAAATCACGGCCGGTGAGGTTGGGACCGATTCGAGTTCCCGTCCGACGGGAATGACCCTGGAAAAGCCATCTCAGGATACAACACGGCAATACGTCGGTCGTCTCTGCGGCACTACCCCATTTTTGTGTCAAAACCGGGGCACCCGGTCATGAGGCCGTGTTTCCGGGTTAAAGGATACTGGCGGCAGATCGCCGGTTTCACATGGTGAATGAGGCATTCCCACCGATTCTCGGAGGGGATCTTTTTCAAGAACGGGCAGCTCTCCGCGAGCCGTGTCGTGCCGGGGAGCGTCCATATGCGATAAGCCCTTTCCCGGTCCTTGCCCTCGATAGTCCTCACCCATTGGAGGATATCGGTCCGCCCCTCTCTCTCCCACCTGACCACGTCTTCCCCGGTCAGTTCGTTGTGATAATCAAGGACGGTGCAGCATCGTCCGCACTGCCGGCAGGAGAACGCTTCCATACCGGTTTCGATTCGAACCCCCATTTTCCCGGTTTTGGTATCCCTCTCTTCCCATGCCCGCGTATGAAATACCCTGGCGCAGATGGATGAAACCATACCGGAATCCGGATCGGCTCCCTTCACCGCCGCACACGCGGTTTCAACCAGTTCTGTTCCCTCCATCCACCTCATGTTGGGCCGGCCCTGAACACCGATCCATGCGCCGCTTCTCCACCCTTCCCTCTTTACAACAACACTGCCGTCCGAAACCAGTCGAATGATCTGGCACAACAGGACGACCTGGGGGTCGTATCGCCTAAAATCGATGCATACGGCCTCCAGCGCCTCGCCAATGGACAAATAGATGCTGTCCCGTCCCTCCATAAAATGCCCTGTCTCTTTGAGCCCTCCCCATCCAGGGGGCCATCAGTGAAACGCGTGTGTGGGCATCACCGGTGTCGGATCATATAGTCTGCGTGATCGCGCTGGACCGTCACCGTGCCCGACTGCCTGGCCGAACGGTCTCCGTAAAACCAGAGGGAAACCGTGTAATCCCTTCGGCCGCTGCTTCCGTTGTTGGTTTCGATCTCCACCCAGGTGATCGGTTTCTTGTCGATCCAGGTGCCCGTGTTGGCGTAGATAGTGTCCACTTCGCCCGAATGATATTGAAAAGCGGCCTCGTGGGTGTGGCCGAAGAGGACGATCCGGGGGGTGAAGGGATACAAATCCTTGATGCGGTCGGGCATCTCGAACAGGAGGTTGGCAGCGCTGGTGAGATGACCCAGATCGTTCCAGACCGCCTCCCAGTCACTGACCATGTCCTGGCGGGAGGACCAGCCGCTGAATATGGTGTCGTAGATCAGGGCGATATCTTCTACAGAGGGGTTGATCGAGTAGCCATCCAGGTTGTCCATGGTGAAGGTATCCCAAGGCAAGGTACCGGACCAGAGGGCGATGGCATTGAACACCGCAATAATAAAGGCGTCGTCGATGACACTGCCGACCTCCTCATAGCCGCCCTGTATCAGGTATTCATTGACCGTCGCCGGCGACTTGACAAAGCGATCCAGCACCTCGAGCGAAGTGACCACCTGCCCGGAAGAGATGGATTTGGAGGCTGCCAGTCGGGAGATGAAATACCCCAGGGCCAGGTGGCCGTTGCTCCGGCTCCACGTGTCGGGTGCATTGAACAGGGTGTAGCGGTGCCCGTGCTCGGCCCAGATGACATCGTCTCTGGTATAAGCCCCCAAACCGGGCGAATCCGAAATAATGGTCATGCCGGGGAAGGCATCGGCGATGACCTTCTTGTTCTGCGACTCAAAGGAGAGCATGTCATGGTTGCCCACCACATAAGTAACGGCGATGTCCGGGTTATCACAGATCACCCGGAGCGCGGTCACCACCGGCGCATTGTTCCCCGCCCCGAGAATATCGGCAAAGGTCTGTGGCGTATACGTCACGGGCGACACCCAATCGTCCAGCAGGTCCCCCAAAATGACCAGTTCCGCCACATCATCCCTGGTGTTGAGTCCGGTAAGGAACAGGGTAAGATCGGCAGCGTGGTTGACAAACCACGAAAAGGGACCATCCACGTTCATATGGATGTCGCTGATGAAGACCTGCTTGTTTCTCCCGGCAGCGTGGGCGGTCCGGGGCGTCAATAACGCAGGGAACATGCCCACCCCGCCGGTCACAGAGGCGGTGGCGCCGGCCATGGCCATGCTTTTCAAAAAATCCCGTCTTTTCATCCCGCTTGCCTCCCTTCTCAAGGGGTCTCCCTTGTGTCTTTGAGTGGAAAATCTCCGGTTCGGACCATGACGGTTAGAAGCAGTAGCTGATCCCGATGGTCAAGGCCGTGCTGCTCACAAAGGTCCCCTGGATATTGGCCTTGAAATTCATGCCCAGATCCACATCCAGGCCCACAAGGGCCGTCAAATTGTTCTCGTTGCTGAACGAGGCGCCATAGTCGATCCAGCCGACGTGCGGATTTGCATGGGTCCATCGCCCGCTGAAATCAACATCGTAGTAGGTGTAACCTGCCCCCACGTAAGGCGTGAAGGCCCCCATCATCCAATATGCATTTGCGATTACATCCAATTGCCAGAAATCGATCTTATCATTGGTGGCCCAGCCCAGATCGCCGGCCGTCTCCCCCGTGTCCAGGGATCGCCAGTTTTTCACCTTGCGGTTGTCATAGCGCATGTACTGGGCCGTCAGGCCAAAACCGAGGCCGTTGTCAAACTCGTACACCTTTCCCTTAACGCCGATGGCCCAGACAAAACTGCTTTCCAAATTCCCTTTCCAGCTATTCCCTCCCTCATAGTCCAGCCACTTCCCGCCGTCCACCATGCCCAATCTGGCAAACACATTGATCTGATCCGCAATCCCGTAAGTGACGGTAGCCATGTAATACTGGTCGTTTTCAAAATCCGCCCCTTTTCTTCCCCTGTCTCTGAAGCCGTCCGAATAACTCCGCTTGAGATCATAGTCTTCAAAGCCCTGTTTAAACTTGGAATCCCATTGAAATCCCACGTCGAACCGTCCCTTCCCGGTGAGCTGTGCCGGATTTCCCAGTTCCCCGGCAAAGGCAGCGCCTCCGGATAAAATGAAGGCTCCCATCAGTAAACTCAGCATCCTTTTCATACCCGACCTCCCCATCTCGCGAAATAGTCTCCCATAAGCTCTTTTATACGGAATCCTCAGGCACCTTGCAAGTCCCTTTTTCAGTGAGACCATGAGCAACCTTTTTTATAAAACAGGATCAGGCCGGACCAA
It includes:
- a CDS encoding nucleotidyltransferase family protein; translated protein: MKFKDVFKLLADFFQEHEVDHALIGAFALNAYGYMRATGDIDFIVRREDQEKVITYLESLGFKTLHRSTGYSNHVHKLSGLGRIDFVYVTGRTADTIFTEAREMPVLGRLAIPVVKPEHLVALKVFAIRNDPARRLREMADIEYLLRLPDINMAEIREYFEKHGQLETLYEIVGEKGMEKHA
- a CDS encoding nucleotidyltransferase, with the translated sequence MLTSSDFKELLKIFKKYKIRYLVVGGYAVMKYSEPRFTKDLDVFIATDQDNASAVYKALKEFGAPLENLTSKDFSQKGYFYQMGRPPLRVDIMMSIPGVEFDQAWENREVVELGDLRIYFISRSDLIRSKEASGRLQDKIDVDKLKQAGQLDALDGK
- a CDS encoding cupin domain-containing protein, which translates into the protein MAFWNLGALQLEEFRPGIMSKAEMGDNLIMVCMQIGQGEEDTGHEHPFDQCGIVLEGRIEMFVGKERRLLTANECYFIPSGERHGWKTFDKPVKILDISLKQPQG
- a CDS encoding electron transfer flavoprotein subunit alpha/FixB family protein, which gives rise to MEDIREYSGVWVFVEQRDGVPCRVSLELLGRGRLLADKLQAEATALLIGHGVSDHAEELIHWGADRVMVVDDPLAREYRTEVYTHIIAGQVKRGRPEILLVGATWTGRDLAPRLAARLHTGCTSDCTDLDIDTETGLMVAVKPFLGRDVMAEIICPEHRPQMATIRSGILELPDKDDGRTGDVVYVDGGLKEEAVAVKVVKTERSPSGGVALDDAEKIVAVGMGVGDEAGFERVRELAQLLGAELGSTTLPIDAGWISEAHKIGQTGKSVRPRFYLACGVSGAVQHTVGMINSELVIAINKDPKAEIFSVADYGIVGDLAEVVPAIIAELKSLKS
- a CDS encoding electron transfer flavoprotein subunit beta/FixA family protein, which translates into the protein MNIIVCIKQVPEKPEVGWDPDTGTLKREGVPGILNPNDKNALEAALRLREKHGGAITALSMGPPQAEEALREALSMGVDGAVVLSDRAFAGADTWATAYALSLAAAKTGPYDLILCGKESADGMTGHIGPQLAEFLDLPQLTYATNIEIHDHLVTITQKLEDGFRILESPLPALVTVERSANEPRIPPMDQVIKAYRKEVIQWGSKDLGGDEALFGLKGSTTQNRRVYVRVIETGDVRFLKGEAVETAKELVQILKQNDLI
- a CDS encoding acyl-CoA dehydrogenase family protein, with translation MDFSLSPESRMMIKVARDFAEQVIEPIAARIEEEDALPDDLLSRFADAKMLGMMVPEEYGGTASTALNMILITEEFGKCGSAAYWAMAMNNSVGETLCHWGTKEQKEKFLPSICNGSSYAGMAFTEPGTGADPTAITTTAVQDGDSYVLNGTKRFITNGHKEGCGIFYAKDETGRITAFIVDKRSEGYSWSKPWALMGLGGQGLVDVFLKDVRVPQENILGEKGKGFPILLRWIAGERIQQMAFLVGMGQACLDESLKYARERGVRGRPMTAMQGFQWMLAEMHASIEACRWWVYRVAAKQDSGEDFQVDSSALKLFVVPTIQEVARKALQVHGSYGYCKDYKIERLYRNIAHAGVTASSTEIQKTIVGSALSRAS
- a CDS encoding NYN domain-containing protein, giving the protein MNSNEPAQIRLAVLIDADNAQPLITEGLMSEIAKYGVASVKRIYGDWTTPSLGGWKAVLLEHSIQPVQQFRYTVGKNATDSAMIIDAMDLLYTKRFDGFCLVSSDSDFTRLASRIREEGLLVYGFGEKKTPKAFVSACDKFIFTEVLRFQESPDTAVKQKTGNELKRDAKLVALLRNALEAASDESGWAHLGAVGSNIAKQAPEFDPRNYGFSKLGELAAAIDIFNIDERVQSDGHSRAIYISDKRKKSKK
- a CDS encoding CoA-binding protein, which gives rise to MGGDIFSRFFEPDSVAIIGSFKEGVFGGYVVVKSLLNAGYKGNVYPVNPSYEEVLGLRVYSSIEETPDIPDVGLIMINARNVPSVFEQCAKRGIRAVVLVADGFAERDTEGADLQERITAMAREWGVRIIGPNTAGILSSRNGFNPCPYEAGYYGFKPGPVAICSQTGMINPQAYAYPKLGIGISKICDFGNKCDLDECDLLEYLENDADTQVISMYLESIRDGERFVEVCGRVASKKPILALKLGTTAEGAMASASHTGSLAVNDRIFDAACRQTGLLRLGAFNELFEMPKIFATQPLPSGNRFGMVTYTGAVGVLASDQGAEYGLVMARLSPKTAEIFEKMFPGLGHMPVDIGPMIPAVRDFSTVYTDILETVLRDENVDALFNVMWADARGKNEKAYMEAYTALKGLVPKPVVTWIYGPNPSSTRKLKELVEDLGYPVFDEPERCVKALGMAYRYTQTRKNHGR
- a CDS encoding YkgJ family cysteine cluster protein, with the protein product MEGRDSIYLSIGEALEAVCIDFRRYDPQVVLLCQIIRLVSDGSVVVKREGWRSGAWIGVQGRPNMRWMEGTELVETACAAVKGADPDSGMVSSICARVFHTRAWEERDTKTGKMGVRIETGMEAFSCRQCGRCCTVLDYHNELTGEDVVRWEREGRTDILQWVRTIEGKDRERAYRIWTLPGTTRLAESCPFLKKIPSENRWECLIHHVKPAICRQYPLTRKHGLMTGCPGFDTKMG
- a CDS encoding metallophosphoesterase — its product is MKRRDFLKSMAMAGATASVTGGVGMFPALLTPRTAHAAGRNKQVFISDIHMNVDGPFSWFVNHAADLTLFLTGLNTRDDVAELVILGDLLDDWVSPVTYTPQTFADILGAGNNAPVVTALRVICDNPDIAVTYVVGNHDMLSFESQNKKVIADAFPGMTIISDSPGLGAYTRDDVIWAEHGHRYTLFNAPDTWSRSNGHLALGYFISRLAASKSISSGQVVTSLEVLDRFVKSPATVNEYLIQGGYEEVGSVIDDAFIIAVFNAIALWSGTLPWDTFTMDNLDGYSINPSVEDIALIYDTIFSGWSSRQDMVSDWEAVWNDLGHLTSAANLLFEMPDRIKDLYPFTPRIVLFGHTHEAAFQYHSGEVDTIYANTGTWIDKKPITWVEIETNNGSSGRRDYTVSLWFYGDRSARQSGTVTVQRDHADYMIRHR